The following are encoded in a window of Bacteroidales bacterium genomic DNA:
- a CDS encoding RnfABCDGE type electron transport complex subunit G encodes MAKKESTFTNMFLTLLIITVFSSLAASGVYTLTKEPIAEVARMKQQKAIEQVMPPFESYITREVMPASGEDSIVLFTGTAGKDTIGIAVNTYSYNGYGGIIKLMVGFIPDGTIHNIVVLEQKETPGLGTKMTTDWKDQFIGKNLKDFNCTVKKDGGQVDAITAATVSSRAFCDAVNRAYQTYQSTNTPQNQ; translated from the coding sequence ATGGCAAAAAAAGAATCGACATTTACAAACATGTTTCTGACGTTGCTCATCATAACAGTGTTTTCGTCGCTGGCGGCCAGCGGTGTTTACACCCTCACCAAGGAACCTATTGCTGAGGTGGCGCGCATGAAGCAACAGAAAGCCATCGAGCAGGTGATGCCGCCCTTTGAGAGCTACATCACCCGGGAGGTGATGCCTGCCAGCGGAGAAGATTCGATTGTTCTTTTCACAGGTACTGCCGGCAAAGATACCATAGGCATAGCTGTGAACACCTATAGTTACAACGGTTACGGTGGAATCATCAAACTGATGGTGGGATTTATACCCGACGGAACCATCCATAACATTGTGGTGCTTGAGCAAAAAGAAACGCCCGGACTGGGAACCAAGATGACCACGGATTGGAAAGATCAGTTTATTGGTAAAAATCTCAAGGATTTTAACTGTACTGTTAAGAAAGACGGCGGCCAGGTGGATGCCATCACGGCTGCTACTGTTTCTTCGCGTGCATTCTGCGACGCTGTCAACCGGGCTTATCAAACCTATCAATCGACCAACACGCCACAAAATCAATAA
- a CDS encoding electron transport complex subunit E: MNQWQNFSKGFFKESPVFVMLLGMCPTLAVTNSAINGMGMGLATTFVLVMSNLSISLIKDLIPGKVRIPAFIVVIASFVTVVDLVMAGYAPALHEQLGIFIPLIVVNCIVLGRAEAFASKNTVLSSIIDGAGMGLGFAMALTLLGAVRELLGNLSLFGHKFIQADGILVFILAPGAFIALGFMIALINRIKKV, translated from the coding sequence ATGAACCAATGGCAAAATTTTTCTAAAGGATTTTTTAAAGAAAGCCCTGTTTTCGTCATGCTGCTGGGGATGTGCCCCACGCTGGCGGTTACTAATTCAGCTATCAACGGGATGGGCATGGGGCTGGCCACCACCTTTGTGCTGGTGATGTCGAACCTGTCGATTTCGCTCATCAAAGACCTGATTCCCGGCAAAGTGCGCATCCCGGCTTTTATCGTTGTCATCGCATCGTTTGTTACGGTGGTGGATTTGGTGATGGCGGGTTATGCGCCGGCATTGCACGAACAACTCGGCATTTTTATTCCGCTTATCGTGGTCAACTGCATCGTGCTGGGCCGTGCCGAAGCCTTTGCCAGCAAAAACACAGTGCTTAGTTCCATCATCGACGGAGCAGGCATGGGTCTGGGCTTTGCCATGGCACTGACGCTTTTGGGCGCTGTTCGCGAACTGCTGGGCAACCTCTCCCTGTTTGGTCACAAATTTATCCAAGCCGACGGCATCCTCGTTTTCATTCTGGCGCCCGGAGCATTTATCGCGCTGGGATTTATGATCGCATTAATCAACCGTATCAAAAAAGTATAA
- the rsxA gene encoding electron transport complex subunit RsxA has translation MEYILIIIGTVLVSNIVLANFLGICPFLGVSSKISTAAGMGGAVLFVITIATIVTWLIQHYILNPFGLEFLQTIAFILVIAALVQAVEIILKKVSPPLYQALGVFLPLITTNCAVLGVALLVIQRDYNLISGTVYAMGNSLGFLLALVIFAGIREHLELMDVPKGMRGMPIALVTAGILALAFSGFANLVTF, from the coding sequence ATGGAATACATTCTCATAATCATCGGAACGGTATTGGTTAGCAACATTGTGCTGGCCAACTTCCTGGGCATTTGTCCTTTTCTGGGCGTCTCGAGCAAAATATCAACGGCAGCAGGCATGGGCGGCGCGGTGCTTTTTGTGATTACCATCGCCACCATCGTCACCTGGCTCATCCAACATTACATCCTCAACCCATTTGGTCTTGAGTTTCTTCAAACCATTGCATTTATCCTGGTGATTGCTGCTTTGGTGCAGGCTGTCGAGATCATCCTGAAAAAGGTAAGTCCGCCACTTTATCAGGCGCTGGGCGTGTTTCTGCCCCTCATCACCACCAACTGCGCCGTGCTGGGTGTGGCTTTGCTGGTGATACAGCGCGACTACAATCTGATTTCAGGAACAGTATATGCCATGGGCAACTCGCTGGGTTTTCTGCTTGCACTGGTAATCTTTGCAGGCATCCGCGAACACCTCGAACTTATGGATGTTCCCAAAGGAATGCGTGGAATGCCTATCGCGCTGGTAACAGCCGGCATCCTGGCACTGGCCTTCAGCGGATTTGCCAATTTGGTGACGTTTTAA
- the murB gene encoding UDP-N-acetylmuramate dehydrogenase has protein sequence MEILKNHSLKRFNTFGIEANARLYAELKEPGDLQELQKHKEFSRHKTLILGGGSNILFTDDFPGLVIHINTQGIRIVGEGSDSILIEAQSGVLWHELVLHTIDMGLGGLENLSLIPGNVGAAPIQNIGAYGVEQKDCFESLTAANLATGEIKKFDNKECRFGYRDSIFKNELKNQFLILSVTYRLKRNPVFNLGYGAIASELKRMQVKEINAHDVSEAICSIRRRKLPDPALISNAGSFFKNPVVSAAHYLRLRKKYPEIVAFDAGEGNYKLAAGWLIEKLGYKGSRIGDAGVCATQALVLVNYGTATGKEILALAQKIMDSVNKAFDVRLQPEVNIIGNDD, from the coding sequence ATGGAAATTTTAAAAAATCATTCGTTAAAGCGATTCAACACCTTTGGCATCGAAGCAAATGCGCGCCTTTATGCAGAACTGAAAGAGCCTGGCGATCTACAGGAACTGCAGAAACACAAAGAATTCTCCCGGCACAAAACGCTGATTTTGGGTGGCGGCAGCAACATTCTTTTCACGGATGACTTTCCGGGGCTGGTGATTCACATCAATACGCAGGGCATTCGCATTGTTGGCGAAGGCTCCGATAGTATTTTGATAGAAGCCCAATCCGGAGTATTGTGGCACGAGTTGGTTTTGCATACCATCGACATGGGATTGGGCGGACTGGAAAATCTGTCGCTGATTCCGGGAAATGTGGGCGCTGCTCCTATCCAAAACATTGGCGCATACGGCGTGGAGCAAAAAGATTGCTTTGAATCGCTCACCGCCGCAAATCTTGCAACTGGTGAGATTAAGAAATTTGATAATAAGGAATGCCGGTTTGGCTATCGCGACAGCATTTTTAAAAATGAATTAAAAAATCAATTTTTGATACTGTCGGTAACGTATCGCCTAAAACGGAATCCAGTTTTCAATCTCGGCTACGGCGCTATCGCTTCGGAGCTGAAGCGGATGCAGGTAAAGGAAATAAACGCACACGATGTAAGCGAAGCGATATGTAGCATACGGCGCAGAAAGCTGCCGGATCCGGCTTTGATTAGCAATGCCGGCAGCTTCTTCAAAAATCCTGTAGTATCGGCAGCACATTATTTACGCTTACGCAAAAAATACCCCGAAATAGTGGCTTTTGATGCCGGTGAAGGCAACTACAAACTGGCCGCCGGCTGGCTCATTGAGAAGCTGGGATATAAAGGTTCGCGCATTGGCGACGCCGGCGTTTGTGCCACACAGGCGCTGGTGTTGGTAAATTACGGCACTGCCACCGGAAAAGAAATTTTGGCTCTGGCACAAAAAATCATGGATTCCGTGAATAAGGCATTCGATGTAAGATTGCAGCCTGAGGTAAATATTATTGGCAACGATGATTAA
- a CDS encoding DUF2752 domain-containing protein translates to MIKKIKIGFLWMYYHLELILWLLILLVLLLPMPIDTHFTLCPFRNLGWHYCPGCGLGRSCHLALQGNLGASLAMHPLGVFALIVIIFRIFSLIKFSIYQSKTQSL, encoded by the coding sequence ATGATTAAAAAGATAAAAATAGGATTTTTGTGGATGTATTACCATCTCGAGCTAATCCTTTGGCTGTTGATTTTGCTGGTACTGCTGCTGCCAATGCCCATTGATACGCATTTCACCCTGTGCCCGTTCCGCAATCTGGGCTGGCACTACTGCCCAGGCTGCGGCCTTGGACGCTCGTGCCACCTGGCGCTGCAAGGCAACCTCGGCGCCTCGCTGGCCATGCATCCGCTTGGAGTTTTTGCACTGATTGTTATTATTTTTAGAATATTTTCGTTAATCAAATTTTCAATTTATCAATCCAAAACTCAATCATTATGA
- a CDS encoding TM2 domain-containing protein, which yields MNNALRYVPEAVGNELFFLKQLMANFSDEQAEDFSRVYRARRMNPNHILFATFAGFVVVAGIQRFMTRNVGLGILYLLTAGLCFIGTIVDLVNYQNITFEYNRQIADEVMMMMRR from the coding sequence ATGAACAATGCACTAAGGTATGTTCCCGAAGCAGTTGGGAACGAATTATTTTTTCTTAAGCAACTCATGGCAAATTTTTCCGACGAGCAGGCCGAAGATTTTTCACGCGTCTATCGCGCACGCCGCATGAACCCTAACCATATTTTATTCGCAACGTTTGCGGGATTTGTTGTAGTGGCAGGGATACAACGTTTTATGACCCGAAATGTCGGATTGGGGATTCTTTATCTGCTTACCGCCGGCCTTTGCTTTATCGGTACCATTGTAGACCTGGTTAATTATCAAAACATTACTTTCGAATACAACCGGCAAATAGCCGATGAGGTAATGATGATGATGCGGCGATAG